Genomic window (Argopecten irradians isolate NY chromosome 2, Ai_NY, whole genome shotgun sequence):
aaatttgagacagatcccctCAGTACTATCtgaaaaatagcgataacaaactttgagatcaaatccaagatgggccTGGCGTCCATCTTTTGAAAAATTGGTCCAAATACACAACTTCAAAATCAaagatccaagatggctgccttgcggccatcttgttgatcaatcagtcacaaatcacaatatgcacaacaagggccctaggggaacctacacattaaatttgagaaagatccctttggCACTTAGTGATAACAaaacttaactatcaaaatccaagatggccgtctggcggccatcttgtttttctgatcagcctctatatggcacaactagggaccaatagaatcctccatgtgaagtttgaacaaaatcccttcagtagttctcaagaaatattgataacaaacttcaactgccaaaatcaaagatggctgtctggcggccatcttgtttttctgatcagcctctatatggcacaactagggaccaatagaatcctccatgtgaagtttgaacaaaatcccttcagtagttctcaagaaatattgataacaaacttcaactgccaaaatcaaagattgctgcctggcggccaacttgtttttccgatcagcaacaaaatctgtatggcacaaccatagaccaaggggaccctccatgtgaagtttgaacaaaatccctgcagtagtttttaagaaatagtgataacaagcattgtttactgACGAACGACcaaccacggacgcagggcgatttgaatagcccaccatctgatgatggtgggctaaaattATAGTTACTGTATTCATCCCTATAAGCACTCCTACTCCCACTTTTTTAGAATTCAATTTCACACTTTGAATGAAATGCATATtgataatatgaaatatgttgGTTTCCTTCCTGTTTTCTTTTGCAAGTTGATTTATGGTTTACTTAGTAGAGacattttatgaaaggctagtccaaattaGTTCTATTAAGCGTCAAATAGGGTAATTGTCATTTCAAAAGTTTttaagattgaaaaaaaatcaaaattcaagagATGAGCAGTAGAACTTCAGTATCACATATTGCTTctgttttacaaattttcaaCATTATGAGTGAAACTTTAGAAGTTACTATTTATAAATCAGAGGCATTTTATTTTAAGGTTTTACTGTTCATCAAATTGATAGCAAAGAAAACAGACACTGTTTTTCTTATCACATATTTTATCAACACAgctacaaaacaaatactgtGTACAATAAATCCTGAATTGTTCCTGAAGAAAACGTGTTATTTACATTGTCTTCATAAAATTCTTAAATACACACTTTTTCTGCTGGACTCacaaaacttaaaaaatgtTCTTAGATTATTTCTTCTTCTCAAGAGAGCCAGAGCCCTTGGGTTCCATGCCTGGCTTGTATTCTCCCTTCTTGTAATCGTATCGACTAGAGATACCGAACATAATTCCATCTCTGCTTCTGACAAGGGTTTGCAAAATGGCTTCCATTCCTCCTTCCTTCAACATAGCTGATGGACGTGGTAGAACTGAaaatcaaaaagaaaatatttagtgTTTCCAAACAGATTTAAACAATTTGCTTTATTAAAGAATGATCTGCTGAGATTGAATAGTTATAGCACAATTTATTctgaatttcaattttgattgaATACACCAAGAGAGTCTCTACATTTGTAAATAGCGGCTTGAGGGGCGATAACAGCCACATACACTTTAAAGTCCATTGTAATAAAAACGTTTTTCGCAAGATTTTTTCACATAATTTTATGAGAATTCAAATGTTTcgcaaataattatataaaacataattacaaaaggttaataaattaaatatccCTGATCTACAAATTTACGTACTATATTCATGAATGAAATTAGCGAAAATGCATGATATAGTAAATGCAAAATTAAAAGTACTTCATCATTTTTTACTTCTTAATACCATCCATCAATTATcaactttattttaatataccaTACATTTAAGGATAATCCTACAAATGATGAAAGCaaacaataagaaaataaatacttACTAAGTTTACATATTTACTGCGctatatgtatatcaattgaattaatttaaaaactttCTAACAAAGTTAATATTTACAGTCCTACTAGTGGAACTTACTCTCATTTTGGGCTAATGGGTATACTACCATagatatcaatacaaaatgtacttactGACATTATCTTGGAACCACAAGAAAATCTGTGTCATGGCACATCCAAATAAGAATATAATGAGTTGTCGCTTGAGCTCACCAGTGGGCGCCAGCATTTCTTCAAATGTGTTAGCATAGGAGGCTCTGTACACTACAAAGAGAATCAGATAAAATAGACACAAATACAGTGCATGGTTTGAAATAGGAAGCTAACATCACACAGATACAGCACATGGTTATCGGAAACTAAATTCTGGTATATTGTAAATGCAAACTTTACATTGAAACAGGGGAATCCATGTCAAATGTGGagattttctttatatttgaaACAACTGTTATAAAGCAATGTTAACGTTAAGATTTTTTGGAGAGGGGGGATTCAGAAAGTGTATATACTTTTATAGCATATACAGAGAAAAGAGCAAATAATAGATATATTTCAGTTCAGTAGGATATCCCTAACAAAGGCCCACAAAAAAAATCACAGCATGATAATTCCATTTATAATAGCATCATTCTTTACTATGTATACCATGATACTGAGTGGATATGTCGAGAATGTTTTGGTAATAtccaaatattttaattcaatttcaaaattaagtcACTTAACCTTGTTTCAATTGATCTAAAATATTATTGCAATTAACTTACAGAATTTTTTCTCCTCTAAGGTTAGTGAACTCCAATCACTCTTTTCCTTTTCCCTAAGAGCTAGAATTTCTGGAGTGTTAGCCTTGAAGCGCACTCCTGGGCAAGGCCACTCATGGTTATCGACGTAGCCACAATCATTTCCAAGTCCATGTCCTGTGATGTCTCGATCACCTGAAAAcagtatgtaatactgtaataaaTGGTACTTGTTGCAGGGTTTTTGTCAGTGATTTTGGGATTGGGAATGGGTCCTTCTACCGGTGATTTTGGGATTGGGAATGGGTCCTTCTACCGGTCCCTACAAAGGCCTGGCAAAAACCCCGTATTTAATGCATGACTCAAATTTActgttttacaaataatttcTGATAAGTATTAAGCAAATGCATTTTTAATAGTGAATTTACATGCATGGCACATCtggtttttttggggttttttaaCGGTTGTCCAGGTTATCACAAAATTTAGtgtattaatgtatatatattaatgcaCAAAgcaattaaaaacataaaatacacacttgacacaaatataaatagttcaatttataaatgtacattgtacaagtgGACAAACTGTTTAAGGCCTTTACAATTATTTCTAATTCTTGCAGGATtatgatacattttaatttttaaggcTAAAATAATGTTAGGATAACGTTATCTTTTGATTGTTGCATTATTCCAATTGCAGAAGCAGGGATGAGATAGAGGGAAATCTCTCATTTAATAAAGGAAACTCTCACTCTCCCTCTCTGTatacagtgtttttcctgcctatatatttggggccgaaataaggccccattcccaattgtatttcttgttattttttcccaaatctttgtctaaatttcccaaatcagtgagttgacGTGTATTTTGTGCAATGAAACTAAAAAATTACGGAAATCCTAAGTGTGAACATCGTATTTTAGTATCCATTCTTACACTTGATTCTTAGAGAAGCATAATTGTCTATTTCTACCATttccaaaattttcataaacaCCCTTTAAgtttttcatttcctacttttatcgcacaaaatttcccaattttcaccaggtgacaatttcccaaaatacccaggaaaaacacAGGTATATACATATGATGTTTCAGGCCACATCTATAACTTGATTTGTTTCTCATACAAAGTAAATGTCCTGAAAATAAGAATGAAGACAATACGAATAATTATACACAGGAATTATAACCTACCAATGGTGGGATAGTGGTGGTGTTTTGCTTCTAAGCTCATCTGGTCCATGGGATAAATTTTAACTTCATGAACTTTTGCTACAGCGGAACATGACCTCACTTGCTGCCATTTTATACTGTTGGCTAGTCGCCTCAACACTATTTGACCACTCATATTGGCTACTGCAATGAAGAAGAATAATGATTTTAGTATCTTATATCTTATATCGTACATAATATATAAGTTGGCTAAAACTGACCATAATCACAGACTCCGAATTCTTACTGATCGCCTATTTATGGTAAGTTACCTACTGATCTTGAAAAGCCGGGGATTGTAGTACAAATGTGGCGACAGCGATTGTAGGACTTCTGTAGGTTTAATTAGGGTCAAAGAGGTATTGAcagttaaaagaaaacatttggCACTCACTTTAATACATGTTACATCCCAACCTATCACATTAATGATGCTATGTCCCTAGTTGTGTTCGAGAGGTCCTAGAATCAAAGTTTGGGTAGCCATCtgaaagttaattttaacaCCCAATCAGACAGCTGGGATCCATTATCGGTGAAATTCGAcgattctgattggctgttaatttttttctttttacacTTTTGGTCTTCAAAGATGGCTACTAAAACATGGATTTTTGTATGTCTCGAACATAGGGCCAACATCCCAACCTATCACATTAATGATGCTATGTCCCTAGTTGTGTTCGAGAGGTCCTAGAATCAAAGTTTGGGTAGCCATCtgaaagttaattttaacaCCCAATCAGACAGCTGGGATCCAT
Coding sequences:
- the LOC138316629 gene encoding LOW QUALITY PROTEIN: cytochrome c oxidase subunit 4 isoform 2, mitochondrial-like (The sequence of the model RefSeq protein was modified relative to this genomic sequence to represent the inferred CDS: inserted 1 base in 1 codon) yields the protein MAPQTGTNLNKCEFRLALSSVSLTRIAREXLSVSPPFFSGYSSWDKVANMSGQIVLRRLANSIKWQQVRSCSAVAKVHEVKIYPMDQMSLEAKHHHYPTIGDRDITGHGLGNDCGYVDNHEWPCPGVRFKANTPEILALREKEKSDWSSLTLEEKKFLYRASYANTFEEMLAPTGELKRQLIIFLFGCAMTQIFLWFQDNVILPRPSAMLKEGGMEAILQTLVRSRDGIMFGISSRYDYKKGEYKPGMEPKGSGSLEKKK